One genomic window of Medicago truncatula cultivar Jemalong A17 chromosome 1, MtrunA17r5.0-ANR, whole genome shotgun sequence includes the following:
- the LOC11420378 gene encoding F-box/kelch-repeat protein At5g43190, whose amino-acid sequence MKNKNNLNIVTKMNNHNITHINLKSLPMDPTIWSKLPPEILEYILSFLPLKTFMSLRSTCKGFWPLIFSPSFISKHSPSSSSSSSPFSSFLLLSHPQFHRHFPLYDCNLGTWRNISLSFSDSLHSSPSFTTLVSSGGLFCLSDSLSCSLLVCNLLAKSKRKIQYPNFNLHIEHLTFVTTPKGYMIFVLSSESNSNSVFLYDSSSRVLSWRKFNGFGPTLSDNPHQQGVYFKGCLYFATPEPFSVVYFDLESGKWEKPIGNLPEQLTFVRLVSVNDDAVEEGKKLFLIGGVGSNGISRSIKLWEMSEEGNWVEIQSLPDLMCRKFVSVCYHNYEHVYCFWHEGMICICCYTWPEILYYLVSRRTWHWLPRCPSLPFKCSCGFKWFSFVPKLYAEV is encoded by the coding sequence ATGAAGAACAAAAACAACCTTAACATAGTCACAAAAATGAACAATCACAACATCACTCACATCAATCTTAAATCACTTCCAATGGATCCAACTATTTGGAGCAAATTACCACCTGAAATTCTTGAATACatcctttcttttcttcctctcAAAACCTTCATGTCTCTAAGATCAACTTGCAAAGGTTTTTGGCCATTGATTTTCTCTCCTTCATTCATCTCAAAACAttcaccttcatcatcttcatcttcttcacctttttcttcttttctcttacTTTCTCACCCTCAATTCCACCGTCACTTTCCTCTTTATGATTGCAACCTTGGAACATGGCGtaatatttctctctctttctctgaTTCACTTCACTCTTCACCTTCTTTCACTACTCTTGTTTCTTCTGGTGGTCTTTTTTGTTTATCTGATTCACTTTCATGTTCTTTACTTGTTTGTAACCTTTTAGCCAAATCCAAGAGAAAGATTCAATATCCAaatttcaatcttcatattGAGCATCTTACATTTGTTACAACACCAAAAGGGTATATGATTTTTGTACTCTCTTctgaatcaaattcaaatagTGTTTTTCTTTATGATTCAAGCTCAAGGGTTCTATCTTGGAGGAAATTCAATGGTTTTGGTCCAACTCTAAGTGATAACCCTCATCAACAAGGTGTTTACTTTAAAGGGTGTTTGTATTTTGCTACACCAGAACCATTTTCTGTTGTGTATTTTGATTTGGAGAGTGGAAAATGGGAAAAACCAATTGGTAATTTACCTGAACAACTCACTTTTGTTAGATTGGTTAGTGTGAATGATGATGCTGTTGAAGAAGgtaaaaaactgtttttgatTGGTGGGGTTGGGAGCAATGGAATTTCAAGGAGTATTAAATTGTGGGAAATGAGTGAAGAAGGGAATTGGGTTGAAATTCAAAGTTTGCCTGATCTTATGTGTAGGAAATTTGTGTCTGTTTGTTATCATAACTATGAGCATGTTTATTGTTTTTGGCATGAAGGAATGATTTGTATTTGCTGTTATACATGGCCAGAGATTTTGTATTATTTGGTTTCAAGAAGGACTTGGCATTGGCTTCCTAGGTGTCCTTCATTGCCTTTTAAATGTAGCTGTGGTTTTAAGTGGTTCTCTTTTGTTCCTAAGTTGTATGCTGAAGTTTGA
- the LOC25482055 gene encoding mitochondrial outer membrane protein porin 2: protein MSSKGPGLFSDIGKKSRDILTKDYNSDQKLTISSSTNSGLDLNSTLLKSRGLSSGDVAAQFKHNNKTLHFKVDTDSTVLTTFSATDFVPSAKVLASVRLPDYKSGKIEVQYLHDHAGFTAAVDLNRKPAIDFSATIGTPGIAFGAETSYSTLVGNFTKYNAGLCLKLPSSSASVLLADKGDSMKVSYLRDLEKLNGGAIVGEISRRFSTNENTLTVGCSYVVDPQTTVKAKLNNHGNLEAVLQHDLTHKSFLTISGAFETKALENSPKFGFSLLLKP from the exons ATGTCTTCCAAAGGACCTGGCCTCTTCTCCGATATCGGCAAAAAATCCAGAG ATATTCTCACAAAAGATTACAACTCCGATCAAAAACTCACTATCTCCTCCTCCACCAACTCCGGTCTT GATTTGAACTCAACATTATTGAAGAGTAGAGGACTCTCTTCTGGAGATGTTGCTGCTCAATTTAAGCACAATAACAAAACTCTTCATTTCAAAGTTGACACTGATTCAACT GTGTTGACAACATTTAGTGCGACAGATTTTGTGCCTTCTGCAAAAGTTCTTGCTTCTGTTCGATTACCTGACTACAAATCCGGCAAG ATTGAGGTTCAATATCTTCATGATCATGCTGGTTTTACTGCTGCTGTTGATTTAAATCGAAAGCCTGCTATTGATTTTTCCGCGACAATTGGTACTCCTGGTATTGCGTTTGGAGCGGAAACCAGCTACTCTACACTTGTTGGCAACTTTACAAAGTATAATGCTGGATTGTGCTTGAAGCTGCCAAGTTCCAGTGCTTCAGTACTTTT AGCTGACAAGGGAGACTCCATGAAGGTATCGTACTTGCGAGACCTAGAAAAGTTGAATGGGGGAGCTATTGTGGGAGAAATTAGCAGAAGGTTCTCTACAAATGAGAACACGTTGACGGTTGGATGTTCGTATGTGGTTGATCCTCAGACAACTGTGAAGGCAAAGCTGAACAACCATGGCAATCTTGAGGCCGTATTGCAACATGATCTTACACATAAGTCATTCTTGACAATCTCTGGTGCCTTCGAAACAAAGGCATTGGAAAATAGTCCCAAGTTTGGTTTCTCACTTTTGCTCAAGCCTTAA